A genomic stretch from Pectobacterium carotovorum includes:
- the garD gene encoding galactarate dehydratase gives MSDKSESNAAQEQPLYIKVHDSDNVAIVVNNNGLRAGTRFNDNLELIEHVPQGHKVALVDIAKSGAIIRYGEIIGYALRDIPKGSWIDESLVELPQAPALETLPLATKVPPSLPSLEGYTFEGYRNADGSVGTKNLLGISTSVHCVAGVVDYVVKIIERDLLPKYPNVDGVVALNHLYGCGVAINAPAAVVPIRTIHNLALNPNFGGEILVVGLGCEKLQPERLLEGTPDVQAISLDDSSIVRLQDEHHVGFRSMVDDILTMADRHLQRLNKRQRETCPASELVVGMQCGGSDAFSGVTANPAVGFASDLLVRCGATVMFSEVTEVRDAIHLLTPRAINEEVGKRLLEEMAWYDNYLDSGQTDRSANPSPGNKKGGLANVVEKALGSIAKSGTSAIVEVLSPGQRPTKRGLIYAATPASDFVCGTQQLASGITVQVFTTGRGTPYGLLAVPVIKMATRTALANRWHDLMDIDAGTIATGEATIEDVGWQLFHFILDIASGKKKTWSDQWGLHNALAVFNPAPVT, from the coding sequence ATGTCAGATAAATCAGAAAGTAATGCTGCACAAGAGCAGCCACTTTATATTAAGGTCCACGATTCTGATAATGTTGCCATTGTTGTTAATAATAATGGCTTACGTGCCGGAACCCGTTTTAATGATAATCTGGAATTAATTGAGCATGTTCCGCAGGGCCACAAAGTTGCCCTTGTTGATATCGCCAAATCAGGCGCAATTATCCGCTATGGTGAAATTATCGGGTATGCGCTACGCGATATTCCTAAAGGAAGCTGGATTGATGAATCCCTCGTCGAGTTGCCTCAGGCTCCCGCGCTAGAAACCCTGCCGCTGGCGACTAAAGTCCCGCCCTCCCTGCCTTCACTGGAAGGCTACACTTTTGAAGGTTACCGCAATGCCGATGGCAGCGTAGGCACGAAAAATCTGTTGGGCATTAGTACCAGCGTGCACTGCGTCGCGGGCGTGGTGGACTACGTCGTTAAAATTATCGAGCGGGATTTATTACCGAAATATCCCAATGTGGATGGCGTGGTCGCACTTAACCATCTCTACGGCTGCGGCGTGGCAATCAATGCACCTGCTGCGGTCGTTCCTATCCGCACCATTCACAACCTGGCGCTGAACCCGAATTTTGGCGGCGAGATACTGGTGGTGGGCCTGGGCTGTGAAAAATTACAGCCGGAACGCCTGCTGGAAGGGACGCCAGACGTACAGGCCATCTCCCTTGATGACAGTAGTATTGTCCGCTTGCAGGATGAACACCACGTTGGTTTCCGCTCGATGGTGGATGACATTCTGACAATGGCAGACAGGCACCTGCAACGACTGAACAAACGCCAGCGTGAAACCTGTCCGGCCTCAGAATTGGTTGTCGGCATGCAGTGCGGCGGCAGCGATGCTTTCTCTGGCGTCACCGCTAACCCAGCCGTCGGTTTTGCATCCGACCTGCTGGTACGCTGCGGCGCAACCGTCATGTTCTCCGAAGTAACTGAAGTGCGCGACGCCATTCATCTGTTAACGCCGCGCGCCATCAATGAAGAAGTCGGTAAACGTCTGCTGGAAGAAATGGCCTGGTACGACAATTACCTCGACAGCGGCCAGACCGATCGTAGCGCCAACCCCTCACCAGGCAACAAAAAGGGAGGTCTGGCGAATGTGGTGGAAAAAGCGCTCGGCTCCATTGCCAAATCCGGCACCAGCGCCATTGTCGAAGTCTTGTCCCCCGGTCAGCGCCCAACCAAGCGTGGGCTAATTTACGCCGCAACGCCAGCCAGTGACTTCGTGTGTGGCACCCAGCAGCTTGCTTCCGGTATTACCGTGCAGGTCTTCACCACGGGGCGCGGCACGCCCTATGGCCTGCTCGCGGTACCCGTCATCAAAATGGCAACCCGTACTGCATTGGCAAACCGCTGGCACGATCTGATGGATATTGATGCCGGTACGATTGCTACCGGAGAAGCCACGATCGAAGACGTGGGCTGGCAGCTTTTCCACTTCATTTTGGATATCGCCAGCGGCAAGAAAAAAACTTGGTCCGATCAATGGGGGCTTCATAACGCCTTGGCCGTCTTCAATCCGGCACCGGTAACCTGA
- a CDS encoding methyl-accepting chemotaxis protein — protein MRVNTPVTQQEYLLDMDTILMSTTNIHSHITYANSAFIKVSGFSEEQLINQPHNIVRHPDMPVEAYADMWFTLKQGDSWTGLVKNRRNNGDHYWVRANVTPVYQQEHLAGYISVRNTPSAEEIKSAEALYSAVQKKQAGNRKFYKGLVVRTGLFAPLSLLQKLSVRWRLRIAVLTAGLIPTLLAFSGMNPLWLLALALLLIVILDQLLQKQIAQPIRMILKQAQHVVSGRKVKHIHLNRVDEIGLLLRSVNQFGLNLHSLVDDVSTQVNGITNVSHKLAENNIDLNTRTEETSANLQQTAAAIEEITVAVQQSAETAAQATTMAEAASSTALKGGNIMKETIGMMDSISSASDKIVDIIGVIDSIAFQTNILALNAAVEAARAGVQGRGFAVVAAEVRNLAQHSASAAKEIKALIDANVESVKQGSTMVENAGKHISDIVDEVLQVSTMIKEISNATHEQTSALGLINTSIAQIEQMTQRNTDMVTHSTEAAEGLNLQARRLNSAINVYGS, from the coding sequence ATGAGAGTGAATACACCTGTTACACAGCAGGAGTATCTGTTAGACATGGACACCATATTGATGTCCACGACAAATATTCACAGCCACATTACTTATGCCAACTCTGCTTTCATTAAGGTTAGTGGTTTTTCTGAAGAGCAGCTCATCAACCAGCCACACAATATTGTGCGTCACCCTGACATGCCCGTTGAAGCCTATGCCGACATGTGGTTTACGTTGAAACAAGGCGATAGCTGGACAGGATTAGTTAAAAACCGTCGCAACAACGGCGACCACTACTGGGTTCGCGCCAATGTTACGCCGGTCTACCAGCAGGAGCATCTCGCAGGCTATATCTCGGTACGCAACACGCCCAGCGCCGAAGAGATCAAATCTGCCGAAGCGCTGTATAGCGCCGTGCAGAAAAAACAGGCGGGCAATCGTAAGTTCTACAAAGGGCTGGTGGTTCGCACTGGACTCTTTGCACCGCTGTCGCTATTGCAGAAGTTGTCAGTCCGCTGGCGCTTACGCATAGCGGTATTGACGGCGGGACTCATTCCCACGCTGCTCGCTTTCAGCGGCATGAATCCACTGTGGTTACTGGCACTGGCGCTGTTGCTCATTGTTATCCTGGATCAGCTGCTGCAAAAGCAAATTGCGCAGCCAATCAGGATGATACTGAAGCAGGCTCAGCATGTGGTCTCAGGCCGTAAAGTAAAGCATATCCATCTGAATCGAGTAGATGAAATCGGCTTGCTGCTGCGTTCCGTTAATCAGTTTGGCCTGAATTTGCACTCGCTTGTTGATGACGTTAGCACGCAGGTAAACGGTATTACCAACGTCAGCCATAAGCTGGCGGAAAACAATATCGACCTGAATACGCGTACAGAAGAAACATCGGCAAACCTGCAACAAACCGCCGCCGCCATTGAAGAAATTACCGTTGCCGTGCAGCAGAGTGCTGAAACGGCGGCACAGGCCACCACCATGGCTGAAGCCGCCAGCAGTACCGCGCTTAAAGGTGGCAATATCATGAAAGAAACCATCGGCATGATGGATTCCATTTCCAGCGCTAGTGATAAGATCGTTGATATCATTGGCGTGATAGACAGCATTGCCTTCCAGACTAACATCCTTGCGCTGAATGCGGCGGTTGAAGCGGCGCGTGCCGGCGTACAGGGACGAGGGTTTGCCGTGGTAGCCGCCGAGGTTCGTAATTTAGCACAGCATTCCGCCTCTGCAGCCAAAGAGATTAAAGCGCTCATCGACGCCAACGTTGAAAGTGTGAAACAAGGCAGCACAATGGTAGAAAACGCGGGCAAACATATCAGCGACATCGTTGATGAAGTCTTGCAGGTCTCCACCATGATCAAAGAGATCAGCAACGCAACGCATGAGCAAACCTCGGCATTGGGCCTGATCAATACCTCTATTGCACAGATAGAACAAATGACACAGCGCAATACCGATATGGTTACGCACTCAACAGAAGCGGCTGAAGGGCTAAACCTCCAGGCAAGGCGGCTGAATAGCGCGATTAACGTGTACGGTAGCTAA
- a CDS encoding FlxA-like family protein, which yields MSITMNTVSNVTATASAANKSATNKASSNTESKAASTADTGSGAQQKIAAIQNQIKQLTNKLKELGTSAEKAQSEAERKLIKQQQQMIQAQIQALYAEIARIQKEEAEKKAAEAASKATSQQTENKDKKDGVDIYV from the coding sequence ATGTCCATTACAATGAATACGGTGTCAAACGTGACAGCGACGGCCTCTGCGGCCAATAAGTCTGCAACGAACAAGGCTTCATCTAATACAGAGAGTAAAGCGGCATCTACCGCGGATACGGGTAGTGGCGCTCAACAAAAAATTGCCGCAATACAAAATCAAATCAAGCAACTGACTAACAAGCTAAAAGAGCTGGGTACATCGGCCGAAAAGGCGCAAAGTGAAGCCGAGCGCAAACTCATCAAGCAGCAGCAGCAGATGATCCAGGCGCAAATTCAGGCGCTCTATGCCGAAATTGCCCGTATCCAAAAAGAAGAAGCAGAAAAGAAAGCGGCCGAGGCTGCGTCAAAAGCGACATCACAACAAACTGAAAATAAAGACAAAAAAGACGGTGTTGATATCTACGTCTGA
- a CDS encoding FlxA-like family protein, giving the protein MSNTISSISVSTTTASSSKSSNTSEQQIAQLTKQVQALTKQVSKLTESASSAESDDERKLIEQQQQAIQAQIQALQAQIARLQSEKSEQQSDSTSSAQSAKQEGVNRPTADNQINIYV; this is encoded by the coding sequence ATGTCAAACACCATCAGCAGTATCAGCGTATCGACAACAACAGCAAGCAGCAGTAAAAGCAGCAACACCTCAGAGCAACAGATTGCGCAGCTAACCAAGCAGGTTCAGGCGCTTACCAAACAGGTGAGTAAACTGACCGAATCAGCTTCCAGCGCAGAAAGCGATGATGAACGTAAACTGATCGAACAGCAGCAGCAGGCCATTCAAGCACAGATCCAGGCGTTACAGGCACAAATTGCCCGCTTGCAGAGTGAAAAATCAGAACAGCAGTCTGATTCCACATCTTCGGCTCAAAGTGCTAAACAAGAAGGCGTTAATCGCCCGACAGCAGATAACCAGATTAATATCTACGTCTAG
- a CDS encoding DUF3820 family protein: MEKEDLIDIATMQMPFGKYKGRVLIDLPEEYLLWFSRKDEFPNGRLGELMQITLTIKIEGLQGLVTPLKRPRS, translated from the coding sequence ATGGAAAAAGAAGACCTGATAGACATTGCCACGATGCAGATGCCCTTTGGTAAATACAAAGGACGAGTGCTGATTGATTTGCCTGAAGAGTACCTGTTGTGGTTCTCCCGCAAGGACGAATTTCCCAATGGTCGCTTAGGGGAGTTGATGCAAATTACGCTGACAATCAAAATAGAGGGTCTGCAAGGGTTGGTAACGCCGCTGAAGCGGCCCCGTTCCTGA
- the ligA gene encoding NAD-dependent DNA ligase LigA, translating into MKPVKKEPAEVNAVALRVAELRRVLRHHEYKYHVEDAPEIPDVEYDKLMQELKALEADHPELVTSDSPTQRVGAAPLAAFEQVRHEVPMLSLDNVFDEESYLAFSKRIGDRLKNGDDLTFCCELKLDGLAVSLLYEDGVLVQAATRGDGTTGENITSNIRTVAAIPLRLEGDNIPRRVEVRGEVFMKHSGFEKLNEEARRTGSKVFANPRNAAAGSLRQLDPRITAKRPLTFFCYGVGLLEGGELPASHWERLMQFKAWGLPVSDKIKLCTGPAEVLDFYRQVEQTRSSLGFDIDGVVVKVDSLELQERLGFVARAPRWAVAFKFPAQEQLTWVRDVEFQVGRTGAITPVARLEPVAVAGVIVSNATLHNADEIERLGLQIGDCVIVRRAGDVIPQIVGIVESERPATVQPIVFPSACPVCGSDVERVEGEAVTRCTGGLICGAQRKEALKHFVSRRALDVEGMGDKIIDQLVEKEYVKTPADLFRLSAGIMTGLDRMGPKSATNLVNALEKAKTTTLARFLYALGIRDVGESTAANLAAHFGSLEALFAADEEALLAVPDVGKVVAAHVRHFLEEEHNQTVIRELTDPAGINIHWPEVLVVKAEEIDSPFAGKTVVLTGSLSILSRDEAKDRLTALGAKVSGSVSKKTDMVIAGEAAGSKLAKAQELGIPVIDEAEMIRLLGE; encoded by the coding sequence ATGAAACCAGTGAAGAAAGAACCAGCCGAAGTGAATGCGGTCGCACTGCGGGTAGCGGAGTTGCGCCGGGTCTTACGCCATCACGAATACAAATATCACGTTGAAGATGCGCCCGAAATTCCTGATGTCGAATATGACAAACTCATGCAGGAACTGAAAGCGTTAGAGGCGGATCACCCTGAGCTGGTAACCAGCGATTCTCCCACGCAGCGAGTGGGGGCAGCGCCGCTGGCGGCATTTGAACAGGTACGCCATGAAGTGCCGATGTTATCGCTGGATAACGTATTTGATGAAGAGAGCTATCTGGCCTTCAGCAAGCGAATTGGCGACCGGCTGAAAAACGGTGACGATCTGACATTCTGCTGTGAGCTAAAGCTGGATGGTTTAGCGGTCAGCCTGCTGTATGAAGACGGCGTTCTGGTGCAGGCGGCCACGCGCGGGGATGGCACGACTGGGGAAAATATCACCAGTAACATTCGTACCGTGGCGGCGATTCCGTTGCGCCTTGAAGGTGACAATATTCCGCGCCGTGTTGAAGTGCGCGGTGAAGTGTTTATGAAACACAGCGGTTTTGAAAAGCTGAACGAAGAAGCCCGCCGAACGGGAAGTAAAGTCTTTGCCAACCCGCGTAATGCTGCTGCTGGATCGCTGCGCCAGCTCGACCCACGCATTACGGCTAAACGTCCGCTGACCTTCTTCTGCTATGGCGTCGGCCTGCTGGAAGGCGGCGAATTGCCTGCCAGCCACTGGGAACGGCTGATGCAGTTCAAAGCGTGGGGGCTGCCGGTTAGTGACAAAATCAAGCTCTGTACTGGTCCGGCTGAGGTACTGGATTTTTATCGTCAGGTCGAACAAACCCGCAGCTCGTTAGGTTTTGATATCGACGGCGTCGTTGTCAAAGTTGACTCTCTGGAGCTGCAGGAGCGGTTAGGGTTCGTTGCCCGTGCGCCTCGCTGGGCAGTAGCCTTTAAATTCCCGGCGCAGGAACAGCTGACCTGGGTACGTGATGTCGAGTTTCAGGTTGGGCGCACAGGGGCGATTACGCCAGTCGCGCGTCTGGAACCGGTCGCCGTGGCTGGGGTCATCGTCAGCAATGCCACATTGCACAATGCGGATGAAATTGAGCGGCTCGGTTTGCAGATTGGCGATTGCGTGATTGTGCGTCGAGCGGGGGATGTGATCCCACAGATTGTCGGTATCGTGGAATCTGAACGGCCAGCAACGGTACAACCGATCGTTTTCCCTTCTGCCTGTCCCGTGTGTGGATCTGACGTTGAGCGCGTAGAAGGGGAGGCTGTTACGCGCTGTACCGGTGGGTTGATCTGTGGTGCCCAGCGTAAAGAAGCGCTGAAGCATTTTGTTTCTCGCCGTGCGTTGGATGTGGAAGGCATGGGCGATAAGATCATCGATCAGTTGGTGGAAAAAGAGTACGTCAAGACGCCAGCCGATCTGTTTCGCCTAAGCGCAGGGATCATGACGGGTCTGGATCGCATGGGGCCGAAGTCTGCGACGAATCTGGTCAACGCGCTGGAAAAGGCGAAAACCACGACGCTGGCGCGCTTCCTGTATGCGTTGGGGATTCGTGATGTTGGCGAATCCACCGCTGCCAACCTGGCTGCCCATTTTGGTTCGCTGGAGGCACTTTTTGCTGCCGATGAAGAAGCGCTGCTGGCGGTGCCGGATGTCGGTAAAGTGGTTGCCGCGCATGTACGTCATTTCCTTGAGGAAGAGCACAACCAAACCGTTATTCGCGAACTGACCGATCCCGCTGGCATCAACATTCACTGGCCTGAGGTTCTGGTCGTCAAGGCTGAAGAGATCGACAGCCCATTCGCGGGGAAAACGGTGGTATTGACCGGATCGCTGAGCATTTTGTCCCGTGACGAAGCCAAAGATCGGCTAACGGCGTTAGGAGCAAAAGTGAGTGGCAGCGTCTCGAAGAAAACCGATATGGTGATCGCCGGTGAAGCTGCAGGTTCTAAGCTGGCAAAAGCGCAGGAGCTGGGAATCCCGGTGATCGACGAGGCGGAAATGATCCGACTATTGGGAGAGTAA
- the hldE gene encoding bifunctional D-glycero-beta-D-manno-heptose-7-phosphate kinase/D-glycero-beta-D-manno-heptose 1-phosphate adenylyltransferase HldE: MKVTLPDFRQAGVLVVGDVMLDRYWYGPTSRISPEAPVPVVKVDTIEERPGGAANVAMNIAALGAGSRLVGLTGIDDAARALNAKLGEVNVKCDFVSVPTHPTITKLRVLSRNQQLIRLDFEEGFEGIDPQPIIERIQLALPKIGALVLSDYAKGALAHVQTMIQTAKAAGVPVLIDPKGTDFARYRGATLLTPNLSEFEAVAGRCKTEEELVERGMQLVADYDLSALLITRSEQGMTLLQPGKAPLHLPTQAQEVYDVTGAGDTVIGVLAAALAAGNPLEEACFLANAAAGVVVGKLGTSTVTPIELENAIRGRADTGFGVMTEEQLKNAVELARQRGEKIVMTNGCFDILHAGHVSYLANARKLGDRLIVAVNSDASTKRLKGPTRPVNPLPQRMIVLGALEAVDWVVPFEEDTPQRLIASILPDILVKGGDYQPHEIAGSEEVWANGGEVKVLNFEDGCSTTNIINTIKANASKP; the protein is encoded by the coding sequence ATGAAAGTGACGCTGCCTGATTTCCGTCAAGCGGGTGTGTTAGTGGTGGGTGATGTCATGCTGGATCGTTACTGGTATGGGCCGACCAGCCGAATTTCACCAGAGGCTCCGGTGCCTGTGGTCAAGGTGGATACGATCGAAGAGCGCCCGGGTGGCGCGGCGAACGTCGCCATGAACATCGCTGCATTGGGTGCGGGTTCGCGTCTGGTGGGGTTAACGGGTATTGATGATGCCGCACGCGCGCTGAATGCCAAACTTGGCGAAGTGAATGTGAAGTGTGATTTTGTCTCGGTTCCTACGCACCCGACGATCACTAAGCTGCGCGTGCTGTCGCGTAATCAGCAGTTGATCCGACTGGATTTCGAAGAGGGCTTTGAGGGCATTGATCCTCAGCCGATCATCGAGCGTATTCAACTGGCGTTGCCAAAAATTGGTGCGCTGGTGCTGTCTGACTATGCAAAAGGAGCATTAGCGCATGTGCAAACCATGATTCAGACGGCAAAAGCCGCGGGTGTTCCAGTGCTGATCGACCCGAAAGGCACAGATTTTGCCCGTTACCGTGGCGCGACATTGCTGACGCCGAACCTGTCTGAGTTTGAAGCAGTCGCAGGGCGTTGCAAAACGGAAGAAGAGCTGGTTGAGCGTGGCATGCAACTGGTGGCCGATTACGACCTGTCCGCGTTGTTGATTACGCGTTCCGAGCAAGGGATGACGCTGCTACAGCCTGGCAAGGCACCGCTGCATTTGCCAACGCAGGCGCAGGAAGTGTACGACGTGACCGGTGCAGGCGATACCGTCATTGGCGTGCTGGCCGCTGCGCTGGCGGCGGGTAACCCGCTGGAAGAAGCCTGTTTCTTGGCGAATGCCGCCGCAGGCGTTGTCGTTGGCAAGCTGGGTACGTCAACGGTCACACCGATTGAGTTGGAAAACGCTATCCGTGGCCGTGCCGACACTGGGTTTGGCGTGATGACAGAAGAACAGCTGAAAAATGCCGTTGAACTGGCGCGTCAGCGTGGCGAAAAGATTGTGATGACCAACGGCTGCTTCGATATTCTGCATGCTGGGCATGTGTCTTATCTGGCAAATGCCCGCAAACTTGGCGATCGGTTAATTGTTGCAGTAAACAGCGATGCCTCAACCAAACGCCTGAAAGGGCCGACTCGCCCCGTCAACCCGCTGCCGCAGCGGATGATCGTGCTGGGCGCGCTGGAAGCCGTCGACTGGGTTGTGCCGTTTGAAGAAGATACGCCGCAGCGCCTGATTGCCAGCATTCTGCCGGACATTCTGGTGAAAGGCGGAGACTACCAGCCACATGAAATTGCCGGTAGTGAAGAGGTCTGGGCTAACGGTGGTGAAGTGAAAGTCCTGAACTTTGAGGACGGCTGCTCCACAACGAACATCATCAACACGATTAAAGCCAACGCGTCTAAACCTTAA
- the glnE gene encoding bifunctional [glutamate--ammonia ligase]-adenylyl-L-tyrosine phosphorylase/[glutamate--ammonia-ligase] adenylyltransferase, giving the protein MPILPLPALPVLLTEQSQRALSRLREAAPDEPITDSDAAVLALSDFVSDALALHPDWWQGIHQQPPQPEEWQHYADWLSNALADVNDENALMAALRRFRRHMLARIAWSQALQTSTTEHTLRQLSELAEVVIVAARSWLYQACCREWGTPCNAQGVAQPLLILGMGKLGGGELNFSSDIDLIFVYPENGHTQGGRRELDNAQFFTRLGQRLIKVLDQPTVDGFVYRVDMRLRPFGDSGPLVLSFAAMEDYYQEQGRDWERYAMVKARLMGGMDDAYSQELRSTLKPFVFRRYIDFSVIQSLRNMKSMIAREVRRRDLRNNIKLGAGGIREIEFITQVFQLIRGGREPGLQGRSLLPTLQHVGALGLLTPQQVLDLSTAYLFLRRLENLLQAIADEQTQTLPGDELNQQRLAWGMGFDSWDTLQSMLSEHMQAVRHVFDDLIGDDAPDNNDIPEHSSYSSLWQDTLDDGELAPLTPHLTETVREKLMRTIVEFRHDVAKRTIGPRGRDVLDQLMPCLLAEVCARQEADRVLSRLTPLLLGIVTRTTYLELLLESRAALGQLIRLCAASPMVASQLARYPLLLDELLDASTLYQPTAPGAYADELRQYLMRVPEDDEEQQLEAVRQFKQSQQLRIAAGDIGGVLPVMKVSDHLTYLAEAIIAAVVQQAWGQMVARYGQPSHLQHREGRGFAVIAYGKLGGWELGYSSDLDLVFLLDCPSDVMTDGERSIDGRQFYLRLAQRVMHLFSTRTSSGILYEVDARLRPSGAAGMLVSTVEAFDEYQRNEAWTWEHQALVRARMVYGESGVQQTFESIRRGILCAERDADTLRTEVREMREKMRQHLANKDKALFDIKTDAGGITDIEFIAQYLVLRYAAQEPRLTRWSDNVRILELMAQYGVMEESEANALKLAYVTMRNELHHLALQELSGRVSKDRFVAEREQVLVSWNKWLVGA; this is encoded by the coding sequence ATGCCGATACTTCCTTTGCCTGCTTTACCTGTGCTTCTGACGGAACAATCTCAGCGTGCGCTCTCGCGTTTACGGGAAGCCGCACCAGATGAACCGATAACGGACAGCGATGCCGCTGTTTTGGCATTGAGCGATTTTGTCAGCGATGCGCTTGCGTTGCATCCTGACTGGTGGCAAGGGATTCATCAGCAACCGCCGCAGCCCGAAGAGTGGCAGCACTACGCCGACTGGTTAAGTAACGCTCTGGCCGATGTTAACGATGAAAATGCGTTGATGGCGGCATTGCGTCGGTTTCGGCGACATATGTTGGCGCGAATTGCGTGGTCGCAGGCGCTGCAAACCAGTACCACGGAACACACGCTGCGTCAGTTGAGTGAACTGGCCGAGGTGGTGATTGTGGCGGCCAGAAGCTGGTTATATCAGGCCTGTTGCCGTGAATGGGGGACACCTTGCAATGCGCAGGGCGTGGCGCAGCCTCTGCTGATTCTTGGCATGGGAAAACTGGGCGGGGGAGAGCTTAATTTCTCTTCGGATATCGATCTGATCTTCGTCTATCCCGAAAATGGTCATACACAAGGCGGACGGCGCGAGCTGGATAACGCACAGTTCTTCACGCGTCTGGGGCAGCGACTCATTAAGGTGCTGGATCAGCCGACCGTCGATGGTTTTGTTTACCGCGTGGATATGCGGCTACGTCCCTTTGGCGACAGCGGACCGTTGGTGCTCAGCTTTGCGGCGATGGAAGATTATTATCAGGAGCAGGGCCGCGACTGGGAACGCTATGCGATGGTCAAAGCGCGCCTGATGGGCGGAATGGATGATGCCTACAGTCAGGAACTGCGTAGCACGCTGAAGCCCTTTGTCTTCCGCCGTTATATCGATTTCAGCGTGATCCAGTCGCTACGGAATATGAAGAGCATGATTGCCCGCGAGGTTCGTCGTCGGGATCTGCGCAACAACATCAAACTGGGGGCCGGCGGGATTCGTGAAATCGAATTTATTACGCAGGTTTTCCAACTGATTCGCGGCGGCCGTGAGCCGGGACTACAGGGACGTTCGCTGCTGCCTACGCTCCAGCATGTGGGAGCGCTGGGGCTATTAACGCCGCAACAGGTGCTCGATCTCAGCACGGCTTACCTGTTTCTGCGTCGTCTAGAGAACCTGTTGCAGGCCATTGCCGATGAGCAGACGCAAACGCTGCCGGGTGATGAACTGAACCAGCAGCGTCTGGCATGGGGAATGGGATTCGACAGTTGGGACACGCTGCAATCCATGCTTTCAGAGCATATGCAGGCGGTGCGCCACGTATTCGACGATCTGATTGGCGATGATGCGCCGGACAATAATGATATCCCCGAACATAGCAGCTATAGCAGCCTATGGCAGGATACGCTGGATGACGGCGAACTGGCTCCGCTGACGCCACATCTTACGGAAACCGTGCGTGAGAAGCTGATGCGGACGATTGTGGAATTTCGCCACGATGTGGCGAAACGCACAATAGGGCCACGCGGGCGGGATGTGTTGGATCAACTCATGCCGTGTTTGCTGGCAGAGGTCTGCGCCCGTCAGGAAGCGGATAGGGTGCTGTCTCGTTTGACGCCGTTACTGCTGGGAATCGTCACGCGTACCACCTATCTCGAACTGTTGCTGGAGTCCCGCGCTGCGCTCGGTCAACTGATTCGCCTGTGTGCGGCTTCGCCGATGGTTGCCAGCCAACTGGCGCGCTATCCCCTGCTGCTGGATGAATTGCTCGATGCGTCAACGCTGTATCAACCGACGGCTCCGGGCGCGTATGCCGATGAACTACGCCAGTATTTGATGCGCGTACCTGAGGATGATGAAGAACAGCAGTTGGAAGCGGTTCGCCAGTTTAAACAGTCGCAGCAACTGCGCATCGCCGCAGGTGATATCGGCGGCGTACTGCCAGTGATGAAAGTGAGCGATCACTTAACGTATCTGGCGGAAGCGATTATCGCGGCAGTGGTTCAGCAGGCATGGGGACAGATGGTGGCGCGCTATGGCCAGCCGTCCCATTTGCAGCACCGTGAAGGTCGTGGGTTTGCCGTTATTGCCTATGGCAAGCTCGGCGGCTGGGAACTGGGGTATAGCTCCGATCTGGATCTGGTGTTCTTGCTGGACTGTCCCTCGGATGTGATGACGGATGGTGAGCGCAGTATTGATGGTCGCCAGTTTTATCTGCGCCTCGCACAGCGTGTCATGCACCTGTTTAGCACCCGGACGTCATCAGGCATTTTGTACGAAGTGGACGCTCGTCTGCGACCATCGGGTGCGGCGGGTATGCTGGTGAGTACGGTAGAAGCATTTGATGAGTATCAGCGCAATGAAGCGTGGACGTGGGAGCATCAGGCGCTGGTGCGTGCGCGTATGGTGTACGGTGAAAGCGGCGTGCAGCAGACCTTTGAGTCTATTCGCCGCGGCATTCTGTGCGCAGAGCGTGATGCGGATACTCTGCGGACTGAAGTGCGAGAAATGCGGGAAAAAATGCGTCAGCATCTGGCGAACAAAGATAAAGCGCTCTTTGACATCAAAACGGATGCGGGCGGCATTACGGATATTGAATTTATTGCCCAGTATCTGGTGCTGCGTTACGCCGCTCAGGAACCGCGTTTGACCCGCTGGTCAGACAATGTGCGCATTCTGGAACTGATGGCGCAGTATGGCGTGATGGAAGAAAGCGAAGCCAATGCGCTCAAACTGGCCTATGTCACCATGCGCAATGAGCTGCACCATCTGGCCTTGCAGGAACTGTCCGGCCGGGTCAGCAAGGATCGGTTTGTTGCGGAGCGGGAACAGGTGCTGGTGAGTTGGAATAAGTGGTTAGTGGGAGCCTAG